In the Arachis ipaensis cultivar K30076 chromosome B10, Araip1.1, whole genome shotgun sequence genome, one interval contains:
- the LOC107620506 gene encoding uncharacterized protein LOC107620506 translates to MISRKYCWVIRRYNGSHICTRATISQDHLKLDSNTIAKAIKPLVEADPSIKVKSVIAEVQSKFNYTISYQKAWLAKQKLVKKIFGGWEASYEALPIWLEAMCHKEPSAAVHFETMPPYQGDDLVTDIQVLQRVFWSYYPCIRLFRHCKPVIQVDGTHLYGKYKGCLLVAVSQDGNNKIVPIPFAIVEGETSDALHFFLSNLRQYMVTRDGVGLISDRHESINAVVARSNGAWSPPRAPSTCFASGI, encoded by the coding sequence ATGATCAGCAGAAAGTACTGTTGGGTTATAAGGAGGTATAATGGTAGTCACATTTGTACCCGAGCAACCATTTCTCAGGATCATTTGAAGCTGGATTCGAACACAATTGCAAAAGCGATAAAGCCGTTGGTTGAAGCTGACCCCTCGATTAAGGTGAAATCAGTTATTGCGGAAGTGCAGTCAAAGTTTAATTACACCATCAGCTATCAgaaagcatggttggctaagcaaaagtTAGTGAAAAAAATTTTTGGAGGTTGGGAAGCATCGTATGAAGCTTTACCCATATGGCttgaggccatgtgtcataaGGAGCCATCAGCGGCCGTCCATTTTGAGACTATGCCTCCCTATCAAGGCGATGACTTAGTTACTGATATCCAGGTGTTGCAACgagtcttctggagttattacccATGTATTAGATTATTCAGACATTGTAAACCAGTTATCCAGGTAGATGGGACCCACTTGTACGGAAAGTATAAGGGTTGTTTGTTGGTTGCAGTTTCACAGGATGGTAACAACAAGATCGTCCCAATTCCATTTGCTATTGTAgagggagagacttctgatgcatTGCACTTTTTCCTTAGTAACCTGCGACAGTATATGGTGACTCGAGATGGTGTGGGACTGATCTCTGACCGACACGAATCCATCAATGCAGTTGTGGCCCGCAGTAACGGAGCTTGGTCGCCTCCTAGAGCGCCTTCCACATGTTTTGCATCAGGCATATAG